Part of the Drosophila pseudoobscura strain MV-25-SWS-2005 chromosome 2, UCI_Dpse_MV25, whole genome shotgun sequence genome, GTACACGAACGTGTGAACGGAACGCTTACTACTGCTCTCAGAAGAAATGATTAGCATGATAAGATTAGGCTTGGCCTCCAGATAACATTTTATATAGCACTAGGCCCCAGGCACTAGTCAAATGAGAGAAGATGGCTCGCTTAAAAGTGGGAGCACAGCAAGGGCCATCCAGTTATTGCCAAGTTGTCGCCGTGCCGTAGACAACATGACTCGCGTTCAGGTCGGGACAATGTCCGTGCTGCTAGTCCTGCTGGTGGCCACCACCCAGGCAGCCGTCGTGCGCAGCTTTCCCCCATTCGAGCAGCTGCAGAGCTTGGAGCATCCCAATCTCAGAGCTGTAGTTCCATTCGCCGACGAAGAAAACTATCGCCTGCCCAACGAAACGAACCCCCTTCACTACGACGTCTACCTGTCCACCGATGTCCACCTGGGCGACACAGGCTTCAATGGCACGGTATCGATTACCCTCGAGGTTCTGGAGGCTACACAGAGCATCGTCGTCCATGCCCGCCAGCTGGAGAACTTCACCGCCACTATCCAGCAGCTCGAGGTCGAGACAGCCACCGAGCAGACTCTTACCTTTGCGTACGAGGCAGAACGGGAGTTCCTTACTCTGAGCCAGACGGGTCTGAGCTTCCCGGCCGATACCAAGTGGCTGCTGAAGATCAGCTACCAGGGCAATCTGCGCACGGACAACGGCGGCTTCTACCTCTCCACATATACGGATGAGGAGGGTAATACCAAGTACCTGGCCACCACCCAGTTCGAGAGCACCGACGCCCGTCACGCCTTCCCCTGCTACGATGAGCCAGCGAAGCGCGCCAAtttcaccatcaccatcaagCACGATCCTTCGTACAACGCCATCAGCAACATGCCCCAGAACGAGGCTGCCTCCAGGTTGGTATCCCTCTGGTGTGATTGGAAAATCTTGTAGCTAACCCTTACCGCACCGTAACCCATTCAGCTCTGGAGTAACTGCCTTCGATACGACCGTTAACATGCCCACCTATCTGGTGGCCTTCATTGTCTCCGAATTCGTCTACTCGGAGGGAGAGTTGAACGGCTTGCCGCAGCGCGTCTTCTCCCGCAAGGGCACCGAGCACGAGCAGGAGTGGGCCCTGACCACCGGCATGCTGGTGGAGAAGCGTCTGTCCGACTATTTTGGAGTCAAGTTCGCCCTGCCAAAGCTGGACCAGGCCGGTATTCCCGATTTCGCTGCCGGCGCCATGGAGAACTGGGGCCTGGCCACCTACCGCGAAGAGTACATTCTGTACAACCCGGAGAACTCGACGATCAACACCCAGACGAACATTGCCACCATCGAAGCTCACGAGGATGCGCACATGTGGTTCGGTGATCTGGTCGCCATCGAATGGTGGTCCTATCTCTGGCTTAAGGAGGGATTCGCTACACTCTTTGAGCATCTGGCTGTGGATTTGGTAAGATCAACAGGTTCCCAATCAAGTTTTATGAGCTTTATAATTATACCAATCTATTGCAGGCCTATCCGGAATGGGACATTTTCCAGATCTTCCATGCCGGCTCCTACCAAAGCGCCCTGATCAACGACGCCACTCCCACTGCCCGTCCCATGTCCTACTTTGTGCAGAAGCCCTCGGAGATCGGCCTGCTCTATGACTCGGTATCGTACGCAAAGGCTGGCTCGGTACTGGACATGTGGCGCCATGCCCTGACCAACACCGTCTTCCAGCGCGGTCTGCACAACTACTTGGTGGCCAAGTAAGACATCCTGGAGACAAGTTTTATTTAGTACGAATTAATCCATACTTTATCCTGTAGTCAATACTCGGCCGCCAATCCCAACCAATTGTTTGATGCCATTGCCCTCGCTGCCTTCGAGGAGAACTACGAGGTGCCCGCTCGCGTCCCTGACATGATGGCCAGCTGGACGAACCAGGGTGGAGTGCCTCTCCTGACAGTGGAGCGCAACTACAGCGATGGCTCCTTCACCATCAAGCAGGAGGTGTACACCAACGACAAGAACTACACAAACGAAAAGCTGTGGTTCGTGCCCGTCAATTACGTGGATGCCTCGAACCCCGACTTCCGCAACACTGAGGCCACCCACTACCTACTTAACCAGAGCCAAATTAGCATCTCGGATGCCAAGATCGCTGCCGATAATTGGCTGATCCTGAACAAGAAGTCCACTGGCTACTACCGCATCAACTACGACAGCCAGAACTGGCAGCTCATCATCGACGGACTGATCAATCGTCCCCACAAAATCGATCCCCGTAATCGGGCCCAGCTGATCAGCGATCTGTATCGCTTCGCCACCAGCGGCCGTGTGCCCCACGCCACTCTCCTGACCCTGCTCACATACCTACCCAACGAGGATCAGTACGCTCCCTGGTCGGCGGTCAATACGGTGATCACTCTGTTCAACCGCTACCTCAGCGGCGATTCCGATTACGAGAACTTCCAGTTCTACGTGGCAGAGTTGGTCAACCAGCAGTTTGACAAGTTCGGGGTGAACGATCTGAACGGCGAGCAGCACTTGGTGAAGTTCACGCGCAACCTGCTCATCAACATCGCTTGTCTGGCTGGTGTCGAGAGCTGCCTGAAGGATACCCAGGCAAAGCTGCAGAGCCTGGTCGATGATGGCACCACCGTCGAGCCCAACCTCCAGGCGCAGGTCTACTGCAATGGCCTCAAGCAGGCCGACGCGAAGATCTTCGACTTTGTCTTCGATAAGCTGATGGACTCCAACGACCAGGCCGAGCGTCGCCTGCTCATCTCGGCTATTGGGTGCTCACAGAACTCTACTCAGCTGGATAAGTTTGTATCGAGCAGCATTGACCAGACCAATGGCCTGCGCGTCCAGGAGCGCATCACTCTGCTGTTTCCGGCCTATTCCCGCGGAGAGGTTGGTCTGCTGGCATCGATTGACTTCCTGCTGGTGCACTGGGAGGAGTATGCCCTTTTGAACACAGGCTTCGGTGGCATTAATCCCCTATACTCTGACATCCTTGGCATATCCACCTATTGTGTGAACGAGAAACAGAGGCTTAagctgcaggagctgctggACCTGATCAAGGGCTCCAGCTTCGTTCCCGACACGCTGCAAGCAAGCGTCGATGCCAATATTGCTTCCAACTACGAGTGGCTGAATGTTAACCGTGAGCCTCTGATGTCCTGGGTCTCCAACTTCCGCAACAGCAGCCCTGCCCTGAACATCTCCTtcctggccctggtcctgtGCCTTTTGGCCTCCAAACTGTTTTAGTTTCTAGTCCCCTAAGTCCTAATTTATAAGTAGTTGAGCTCGTTCGTTGGTCAGCTGACAGGGCCACGGCGAGAACTATTCACCAATAAAACTCCATTACATAAGGCAATTGTTTCTGGCTAAATTTACAGCTACTAGTACGTTTTCGGGCACTTTATGACTGTGTATTGCCTGAAAGAAACCCGTCGGATAAGAATGGTGGGCTTATAAATTTGTGGTTTGCTGGCCCCGCTGTCCCCCTGACCCCCTATCCCCCTATCAGTGCGGGTAAGTCCCCTGGCAGGGAACACCGCACGAAATCCATCATTCATAAGAGcgtcataaataaattttccgatCAACGTTCAACGCAAAAATAATCTCATCCATGGCAACCATTCGGTTAggattatattttttgttgctggagAACGTCTCCAGCTCTCGTTGCTCTAAGGTTTTTTGATCTCAGTACAACTCCATTTAAAGTTTACATTAAGTGTTACCAGGCTTGATTTACAATTTTATGTTTCTTAATTGGTCTTTATCACAACAGGCCGAAgccggcctaagtgtgacgggctccgaTCCTAACCTAATAGGTCATTTACAAAACGAGACTATTAAATTTTATCTTATAGGCTGTTTCCACTTCCCGGAGAGGAAGTTTTACATAGGATAAGAATAGGGCCCTCGGAACGCAGGTGCCTCTATTCGAAGTATTCGAATAGTTTTGCACGTTTGAGCTAATAACAAACAATTACTACTTTAAACTAATTGTATGATTAGGTAAGACATTTTTGTAAACCTCTGAGGCCATAAAGACACTGCTGGATATATGGGAGGAGAAAGTCGACTGTTTACATCGTTTGAGGAAGAACTCCCACAAACTCTACAAATAAATtgctgaaaataaaaaattaatatgaGAGAATTTTCCTGTTATTTCCTCGTCATCAAACATAAAAATTATACTCGTGACGCAACAACCTGCGTTTGCCACAATAAACGCCTACTCTGCGTCACCGTCGATAAGTATTGGTCTTGACATTATCATATCTGCGGCAATAGAATAACGTAATATGGCCAATGACTGATTCAAAATGTTATCCTAAGGATATTACCCAGTTTAATCAGTTGTAGACGAACTCTTTAAGCGATAAGACCGTGAGTTCTCATACGGTTCTCAACATTCCTTGTCGTAATGGTTCTATTATCAAATTTAAAGCCTTCTGTGGTAAGGAAGATGCAttcaaataataattaaattcatgCCGAGATCCGAATGATTAGTGTTTTGCGATTCAGGTGGAGAAAGAGACAAAATATTGTATCATTAATGTAATTATGCCATTTATGTCAGATAAGATTGGGTGGACAGTTCTTCGTAAACCGCTGATGCTTGTGCAAACAGCAGTGCAGCTGAAACCAAACGTTATGCCATCATCTTATCTAGCGGAGTGATACTGCAGGTTAATATTTCAGGACTGTATGGATTGGTAGCTGATTACGGAAGGAGTAAATCACCGCCATGGAGCCTTATCGGGGCGATGTCACTTCATGCCTATCGCCGACCAATATATACAGAGGGGAGCTCTATCTAGGCccaaataaaaattttaagGCCTTAGATAAGCCGGTGATAAAGACAAAGTCGCCAAACGCCTCTCTATATATACCAGAACCCATTCGAAGCGGCATTTAGTTGTCGAATCGCGTGCAGAGTGGCGGTTGATTTATCGTCTACCCACACCCACGGCCTGCAATTTTAACCGATCAAAGTGAGTGCTCAGCAAGTGATTTAAGGCCTATTGTGCTCTCTGGCAATTTTTGGATACGTGATCACTCGAACCCTTTTGTCCCTCAGGCGAAATGTCTGCCCTGCGCTTGGCCGTCCTTGTGGCAGCCTGCCTGTCCTTTGCCTCAGCCGGGACACGGCAACTTAAGCTGGACGTTCAGCCGCCAGCCACCTTGGCCACGGCGCTCGCTGATTACCGGCTGTCGGAGCACATCAATCCTGTCAGCTACAACATCACTCTGCGACCCTATCTACTGGTAAAGGATACGAAGCGATTCACATTTGACGGCGAGGTTTGGATTGAGGTCATACCAAAGCAGGCCACGAGTGAAGTGCATCTCCACTCGAAAAATCTCACCTACTCGGTCTCCCAGTACTGGGCAAAACCGGCGGCAGGTGTTGCGAATCCCGCGCCCTCCAACTTCCAGGCTCTCAATGTAACCAATTCGGATACTGATATCGTCGTGCTGACAACGGCCGCTGCCCTTACGGCAAATCAGTCCTATATCCTTCACTTTGTCTATACGGGTCTAATGCAGGATGATATGCATGGTTTCTATCGCAGCTCATATGTGGACGATAACAACGAGACCAAGTGCGTTCATATCTAATCTGTGTGGGTGTAGATTGGATCTAATGTGGTGGATTCTTCTTTCAGATGGCTGGGCTCCACTCAGTTCCAGACGAATCACGCCCGCCGCGCCTTCCCCAGCTTCGACGAGCCCCAGTTCAAGGCCACCTTCAATGTCACACTGAAGCGCCACTACACGTTCAACACTGTCAGTAACACCCGACAGCTGGGATCCTACCCGAGCACAGAGAGGCAAGTTTTTTAGTCCTCGATCAGCAGACGGTTTGCTTACCTTTCCAATCGATTCCCAATCCCGCCCCTCCCTGCAGTGGCTACTATGAGGATGTGTACGAGACGACGCCAAAGATGTCTACCTATATTCTGGCCTTTATCATTTCCGAGTTCACAGCCCGCAAGGACGAACAGTTCGGTGTGCTGGCCCGCCCCGAATACTATTCCCAGACCCAGTACAGCTACAATGTGGGTCGCAAGATCCTCGAAGAGATTGGCAAATACGTGGACCTGGACTACTACACCCTGGGCAACGACAAGATGGATATGGCTGCCATTCCCGATTTTTCAGCGGGAGCCATGGAGAACTGGGGTCTGCTCACCTACAGGGAGCGCAGTCTCCTGGTGGATGAGTCGGCCACCACTTTGGCCTCTCGCCAGTCCATTGCCGCTGTGGTCGCCCACGAGCAGGCGCACATGTGGTTCGGAGATTTGGTGACCTGCCAGTGGTGGAGCTACACCTGGTTGAACGAGGGCTTCGCCCGATACTTCCAGTACTTTGGCACCGCCTTCGTGGAGGATGAGTGGGAGCTGGAGAAGCAGTTCGTGGTTGACCAGATCCAGTCGGTGATGTCCATGGACTCGACCAATGCCACCAACCCATTGAGCGATGAAAATACCTACACCCCGTCCGATCTCAGCCGCATGTTCAACAGCATCTCCTACAACAAGGGAGCCACTTTCATTCGCATGATCGAGCACCTCATGGGCCCTGAAGATTTCCGAAAGTCGCTTCAGGAGTACCTAAAGCAATAGTAAGTACTTTGCAGGATCTCGCTCCAAAGTTTTTACTAAGGAAATTCTTTCGCCCCCAGCTCATACCAATCCGCAATGCCAGAGTATTTGCTGAAGTTCTGGCAGCAGAACTGGAACGAGAGCAGACATAAGGCCAGTTCGGAGGAAATCTTCAATAGCTTCACTACCCAGGTGGGCTACCCCCTGGTCACCGCCAATATGGCCGCCGATGGCAAGAGTGTGTCCTTCAGCCAGAAGCGGTTCCTGCTGAAGGCGAACGACGGTGCCAATGCCAGCATCCAGTACACCATCCCAATCACCTACTCGAACAACCTCAATAACAACTTTGTCAACACCACGCCCAAGTTTATCCTCAACCCCAGCAGAACGACAACGGTCCTTTTCAACGATTCCCTCACCTGGATTATTGCCAATGTCCAGCAGACGGGCTACTACCGCGTCAACTACACGGAGGCCAACTGGCGCGCCATTAGGACTGCTCTGTTTGCGACTAATTGGACTGGCATTCACGAGATCAACCGCGCCCAAGTGGTCGATGATCTCTTCAACTTGGCCCGGGCCAGCTACCTTCACTACGGCCTGGCCCTGGAGGTGCTGGAATACCTTGAAACGGAGGTCAACTATATACCCTGGACGTCGGCCTTCAACGGTTTCAACTATCTCGCTATTCGCCTGGGCAACGACACGGCCAGCTTTGGTGGCTACATTCAGGACCTGACCAGCAAGGCCTACCAGAAGCTCGGCTTCAACGAGACCTCTACCGACAGTGCGCTGGACATTTACCTACGCACTAAGGTCCTGTCCTGGGCCTGCCGTTACGGCAGCGCCGACTGCATCCGTCAAGCCAAGAGCTACTTCAATTCCCTGACCACCGTGCCCAAGAATATTCGCGCCACCGTCTACTGTGTGGGTCTGCGCGAAGGTGGATCCGCGGAGTTCGAGGCCCTGTACCAGAAGTTCAAGACGGAGACGGTTGCAACCGAGGAGACTCTGCTGCAGAATTCTTTCGGCTGCGTCAAGGGCGATGCACTGATCACACGCGTCTTCAACCTGGTGCTTTCAGACGAGATTCGTCTACAGGACAAGTCCTCTGTTCTGGCCACGCTCTACACGGAGAACAACGAGAACGTCAGCCCAGTCTTTGCTCTGGTCACAAAGGAGTATGAGGCTCTGGCCACAGCGTAAGAATCCCTAGCCGAGCATGCCTAAACTCTCATCACTAACTTTGCCATTTTTTCCTCCACAGAATGGGTGGATACTCGGCAGTGGCCACGGTCATCTCAAACATTGCTAACCGCTTCACCGAGCAGAAGCAGTACGAAGATCTGCAGACCTTCAACAAGGACCACAGCTCCAAGTTCGGCAGCTCTGCCGCTACTCTGACTGCAGCGGAGGTGACAGTCTGGGAGAACCTGGAGTGGTCCAAGGATAAGCTGCCCATCTTCCGCTCCTATCTGGCTGTGCGAGGCGGTAGCGCCATGGCCAGCGCCTTCAGCGCTTTCACCATCCTCATGGTGGCCCTGGCCACATTGTTGCGTTAGTAAGCCCATGGCTAGACTTTAATGTCATCCACTTTAATATGAACCCATAAAAGTATTTGTACACTTAGCACAACCACCAATAAAAAACACAATTTTCAGATAAGATGCGACAAGTTGTATATTCATATTTGAAATTAAGCCTTCTCCGAGCAGCTAACGACAAAATCGATTACACTCAAGAGTTTGCCATCTGATTAGCACCATTAGCGTTGTGCTTTAATTGAATGATTCAATTCTACGAACAATCTTAACGTTATACCCATATCAGCGAACTTTTATGTTGATTGTTATCGCTAAAGATTCGATCGTCATAAATTCGTATGGGCGCACAGTGGCGATCACGACGAAAAGAGGGGGCAAAAGtccaacatttttttttaggtcTTTGGATACGTTAAATGCACGCaactaatagagaattttccagaGCTTTTAAAAATCAAACTCGGACTTTTAGTTTAGAAGATATGAGCACTCAAAGTGGAAAattatttcagtatttttaacttttattcAAATACTGCATCTTTCAGGtggaaaaaaaaagtaaaccatGTATCGTATAATTCTGTTCTTGGTATCCATTATTAGTTGCATTAATTCTTAGGAAAACTTTTTAAGAATATGGTCAGTTGTTTAAAAATCCTTGTTTTGCAAACCATCTAAAATTTAGGCTAGTTTTTAACTTTGATTGTTACCGACAGGTAAATTGATATAGAAGCCAAACGGCTCCAAAGCACAGAAAGGGCTTTTAGACTTAAGTAATAAATAGATCAAAGAacatataccaaaaaaatctCGGAAAAATGTAgggatatatttttgtaaagtcCAGTCAAAGTTGAAAAACTGTTCAAATCCATAAGCTTCAGATACACCCAATATTAGAATAATTTTCCAATTCGCGCTACCTCTATTATGTTGTTGGTTATGAATGAATATGCATGCTAGTATTTCTACCTTTATTTACCTGTCTTTTTGACCAGGTTTTGCATGCAAGAATTAGATGTATGGAGTCAATTTTAAAACTTGCATGTACCAATCCGCGAGGGGGAGAATCCTTTGACAACAGCACGCCAGCCATGGAAATACAAAAGACTAGCAACAGAATTATTCAAGAAAAATTCGTTGACAAACTATTACTAAAAGTGGACTGCCCTAAACAAGGATTTGGAAACAACTCATCTCGGACACTACTTGAGAAAAACGAAATTACTGCAGAAATTACTGGGGTGTATCATGACATCAAAAGCTTAGGTgtcattttgaatatttggtGAATATGCCTCGAAGACTGCAGAGCTGTTACTGGAAAAATTTCCTGAAAAGAAGCTAACTCCCACGCTTTATAAAATTCTGACACATGGtcaaatttcaattgaacATCGGAGCCTACCAATTGGAGAGATGTCAGAGGAAGCCCAGGAAACGAGAAACAAagattgcaaaaaaaaacgtggAAGACATCACCAATTAAGCATAACCAAGACCTTTTCAACAGGTTGGCAGCCTCTTCAGATccatagatatgtatgtgAGATCACAAATTAAATCGGTAAGCAGTTGTTCTTCAGAAATGATAAGTTCATTAGATATTCCTCCCACTAAACAGGAAGTAGAGGATTATTttacacaaataaaaaaaccaaccatttttcaaaatagaaaaaaaaaagttttcttGTTCTATATTAGGTTaagttgaaaattaaaaataatattttatagtaaAAACCAGCATTAAAAGTACTTTatcgttaaaaaaaaaaaaaacatttatcgACAACAAAGTTCAACTTGAACTTATTATTGTGAAGCTTTTAGACATCATTTACTTTATCAGATTAATTTTTGAAAGATTTTTCTTTCAAATGCAGTTTGTTTCATGGAGATATCTTTATTTGTTCAAAAGTTTGTAATTTAACAAGCTGAAACGGCGGAGTTCCCCACTGTGCGGCGTTGTAAACCTTGTCAGTCCTTTTGATCGCCTGTTAAGTTCGTGGAACTGATAGTTTAGGTTCTTTTTGGTTTCTCCGCTTTGTAGTTGAATGAACAATGCTGCAGAACTCTTTTTTATTGCGATGATTCAATTCGTTATCTTTGGGGGGTTTCTTCAAACAAAAACTGTAACCAATGGGTCGTAAATTCATGtcaattttttttaactattttcTTAGAACAAGATTACGTTCtactttatctttatctttatcttctTAGCAAAGATGGCATAAAAAAAAGCACGAATTTCGGctgtattttaatgatatcaTTCATTGATTTCTTTTATCGTTCGATGTCATAAGTTCATATCTATATCGTTAAACGTATTGCCGACTTGAAGTTAATTGATTTATATTATTGCTATCAATCAATTAAAACGAGATATTCACGAACGCGAAAGAAGAGCTGGGAGTATCTGATCGCTGTTCatgaaacacacaaaaaataaatagaggTGTGGCTGGCTGCATGCCTAATCGGATCAATGTCGTAGAGTCCATAATCTAATCACCAGTGAACGACACCTGTGTTCGGGGGACTTTTATTTGAGTTTTCGACGTTCGGTGCGAGTTCTGTTCATTCCTCAGTACCAAAGCTTCTGTCGTCATGAACAGATGGGGAAAACGGACTGGCTTGCGGTTGgggctggcgctgctgctgatagGCCTCTGTGCTGGTGCCGATTACCGACTGGGAGGCAGCGTTGTGCCCTCCTTCTATAACCTTACCATCGACGTACTCAGTAATGCCGATGAACCGACTGTTTTCAATGGAGAAGTCAGCATAGCTCTGCAGGTGGTTGGCACCGCAGAGGTTCGGCAAATCACACTACACAAAGACGCCATCGACATAGAAGAATGCTGGCTATACAACGGGTCCGGGGATCAAGTGCAGCCGATAGATAGTAGTCAGCTGATATATGAGGAGGCGACCCAGCAACTGACGGTGCCACTATCTCAGGCACTGGCCAATGGGGCTTACACGCTGGGCTTCAAGTATACCGGTAAAATACGTACGGACATGGCCGGACTGTTCTCCGCCAGCTACGTGGAGCAGGATACAGGCAAGACCAAGTGGCTGGCTGTAACCCAAATGCAGAGAATCAATGCTCGCCTAGTGTTTCCCTGCTTTGATGAGCCTGCCTTCAAGGCACAGTTCCAGTTGCAAATCGTCAGACCCTCCGGCTATGAGGCTATTAGCAACACGAAGCTATTATATTCATCAGCGGAAAGGTGAGTACCGAACTGCCTCAATGTCTCGCCAGTACACAAATGTCATTTGATTTTAGCAAGGATCGCTTTGTCGATCACTTCGAGGTGACTCCCGCCATGTCCACATATCTGCTGGCCTTCATTATCGCCGAGTACACGGCACGCGGCAATGTCAGCGAATTTGCAGTGCTGACACGCCCAGAATTTTACAACAAAACGGAGTTCAGCTTCCAAGTTGGACAGCGGGTGGTAGCCGCCTATGATGAACTTTTCCAGCAGCCGTACGCCTCTCTGGGCAACGATGTCCTGCAGTATGCCACATCGCCGCGATTCCCTCACAATGGCATGGAGAATTGGGGGCTTATTATCTACAGGTGAGTAGAAAGAACGAAGAATTACGGACGAGTATTAAGAGTATGGAATCTTTACTTCTCTTTATCAAAGCGACGATGTTTTGGTCAAGGAACCAGGCTACACGGATGGCTGGTCGGACAAGGAGTTCACAATTCGGATCATAGCCCACGAGACGTCGCATATGTGGTTTGGTGACAGCGTCACCTTCTCCTGGTGGAGCTACTTCTGGCTAAATGAAGCCTTTGCCCGCTACTACGAGTACTTCATGGCACATCAGGTGAGACAAGGGTCTTCACAAAATTATAAGACAAGCAGCGCTAATGCATCCGATTCCCATATATATGCAGCTCTATCCTGAGTATCGGTTAGATGAGCAATTTGTGGTGCGACAAATGCAGCTTATTTTTGCCACAGATGCAGTGAACAGCACCCAGCCCATGACAAGCCCGGAGGCGAGCATCCAAACGCCTTCACAGATTGGCTACAAGTTCAGCAGCATTGCCTATGCGAAGGGAGCGTGCATTGTCCGTATGTGGCGCAATGTGATGGGGGCCAATAACTTCGATACAGCCATCCGGAACTACCTAAAGCAGAAGTAAGTGACAGACAACACGTGATCCAAACTCTGACTTTCCTCTCTTGGCAGCCACTTGGGCAATACAAGGCCAAACGATTTGTTTAACCACCTTATCAAAAACTGGCCCGCGGCCCAGTATGTTAATCAGGAGCACTTTTTGTCCGACTTCACAGAGCAAGTGGGCTATCCCATGCTGATAGTGAATGCGTCACGGAACAACCACGTCGTCTACGTGGAGCAACAGCGTTTCCTCCTCA contains:
- the LOC6896975 gene encoding aminopeptidase N; this encodes MNRWGKRTGLRLGLALLLIGLCAGADYRLGGSVVPSFYNLTIDVLSNADEPTVFNGEVSIALQVVGTAEVRQITLHKDAIDIEECWLYNGSGDQVQPIDSSQLIYEEATQQLTVPLSQALANGAYTLGFKYTGKIRTDMAGLFSASYVEQDTGKTKWLAVTQMQRINARLVFPCFDEPAFKAQFQLQIVRPSGYEAISNTKLLYSSAESKDRFVDHFEVTPAMSTYLLAFIIAEYTARGNVSEFAVLTRPEFYNKTEFSFQVGQRVVAAYDELFQQPYASLGNDVLQYATSPRFPHNGMENWGLIIYSDDVLVKEPGYTDGWSDKEFTIRIIAHETSHMWFGDSVTFSWWSYFWLNEAFARYYEYFMAHQLYPEYRLDEQFVVRQMQLIFATDAVNSTQPMTSPEASIQTPSQIGYKFSSIAYAKGACIVRMWRNVMGANNFDTAIRNYLKQNHLGNTRPNDLFNHLIKNWPAAQYVNQEHFLSDFTEQVGYPMLIVNASRNNHVVYVEQQRFLLNRGDGSDPDLRYTVPITYATNLAPDFENLTPKIYHHKPVDLVELSFEEEAIDWIVLNLKQSNYYRVLYDKPLLDSLQVALSSSNHSGVPVENRAQIVDDLFNFARVGYIDYANVFEFMEYLSQDVDYVPWYATYQGLQFVAKRLPLNNLPNFKKYLSDITDAVFAKLGVTWSPDDTVLDVYNRNSLVGWLCRYQARDCNQLVADKFTNDFAKPSPDYRQTFYCAAARSESYKQVMQFYREETNPKERELLWAAASCTRSYLAHYQNEILADGSTVSQKTIALAQMYEQNPDLINSIFNMLAANITQLAEALDNDWSTTAVVISDLAEYFTTREQYQLLSNFYDTNHLLFGQSASVLSNALETVDQNVQWAEMRLDRLAYYLGKRNGGQQSAQVLVMLLALPMLLAWL
- the LOC4800957 gene encoding aminopeptidase N, which translates into the protein MTRVQVGTMSVLLVLLVATTQAAVVRSFPPFEQLQSLEHPNLRAVVPFADEENYRLPNETNPLHYDVYLSTDVHLGDTGFNGTVSITLEVLEATQSIVVHARQLENFTATIQQLEVETATEQTLTFAYEAEREFLTLSQTGLSFPADTKWLLKISYQGNLRTDNGGFYLSTYTDEEGNTKYLATTQFESTDARHAFPCYDEPAKRANFTITIKHDPSYNAISNMPQNEAASSSGVTAFDTTVNMPTYLVAFIVSEFVYSEGELNGLPQRVFSRKGTEHEQEWALTTGMLVEKRLSDYFGVKFALPKLDQAGIPDFAAGAMENWGLATYREEYILYNPENSTINTQTNIATIEAHEDAHMWFGDLVAIEWWSYLWLKEGFATLFEHLAVDLAYPEWDIFQIFHAGSYQSALINDATPTARPMSYFVQKPSEIGLLYDSVSYAKAGSVLDMWRHALTNTVFQRGLHNYLVANQYSAANPNQLFDAIALAAFEENYEVPARVPDMMASWTNQGGVPLLTVERNYSDGSFTIKQEVYTNDKNYTNEKLWFVPVNYVDASNPDFRNTEATHYLLNQSQISISDAKIAADNWLILNKKSTGYYRINYDSQNWQLIIDGLINRPHKIDPRNRAQLISDLYRFATSGRVPHATLLTLLTYLPNEDQYAPWSAVNTVITLFNRYLSGDSDYENFQFYVAELVNQQFDKFGVNDLNGEQHLVKFTRNLLINIACLAGVESCLKDTQAKLQSLVDDGTTVEPNLQAQVYCNGLKQADAKIFDFVFDKLMDSNDQAERRLLISAIGCSQNSTQLDKFVSSSIDQTNGLRVQERITLLFPAYSRGEVGLLASIDFLLVHWEEYALLNTGFGGINPLYSDILGISTYCVNEKQRLKLQELLDLIKGSSFVPDTLQASVDANIASNYEWLNVNREPLMSWVSNFRNSSPALNISFLALVLCLLASKLF
- the LOC4800958 gene encoding membrane alanyl aminopeptidase; the encoded protein is MSALRLAVLVAACLSFASAGTRQLKLDVQPPATLATALADYRLSEHINPVSYNITLRPYLLVKDTKRFTFDGEVWIEVIPKQATSEVHLHSKNLTYSVSQYWAKPAAGVANPAPSNFQALNVTNSDTDIVVLTTAAALTANQSYILHFVYTGLMQDDMHGFYRSSYVDDNNETKWLGSTQFQTNHARRAFPSFDEPQFKATFNVTLKRHYTFNTVSNTRQLGSYPSTESGYYEDVYETTPKMSTYILAFIISEFTARKDEQFGVLARPEYYSQTQYSYNVGRKILEEIGKYVDLDYYTLGNDKMDMAAIPDFSAGAMENWGLLTYRERSLLVDESATTLASRQSIAAVVAHEQAHMWFGDLVTCQWWSYTWLNEGFARYFQYFGTAFVEDEWELEKQFVVDQIQSVMSMDSTNATNPLSDENTYTPSDLSRMFNSISYNKGATFIRMIEHLMGPEDFRKSLQEYLKQYSYQSAMPEYLLKFWQQNWNESRHKASSEEIFNSFTTQVGYPLVTANMAADGKSVSFSQKRFLLKANDGANASIQYTIPITYSNNLNNNFVNTTPKFILNPSRTTTVLFNDSLTWIIANVQQTGYYRVNYTEANWRAIRTALFATNWTGIHEINRAQVVDDLFNLARASYLHYGLALEVLEYLETEVNYIPWTSAFNGFNYLAIRLGNDTASFGGYIQDLTSKAYQKLGFNETSTDSALDIYLRTKVLSWACRYGSADCIRQAKSYFNSLTTVPKNIRATVYCVGLREGGSAEFEALYQKFKTETVATEETLLQNSFGCVKGDALITRVFNLVLSDEIRLQDKSSVLATLYTENNENVSPVFALVTKEYEALATAMGGYSAVATVISNIANRFTEQKQYEDLQTFNKDHSSKFGSSAATLTAAEVTVWENLEWSKDKLPIFRSYLAVRGGSAMASAFSAFTILMVALATLLR